One window from the genome of Dermacentor silvarum isolate Dsil-2018 chromosome 5, BIME_Dsil_1.4, whole genome shotgun sequence encodes:
- the LOC119452908 gene encoding PHD finger-like domain-containing protein 5A produces MAKHHPDLIFCRKQAGVAIGRLCEKCDGKCVICDSYVRPCTLVRICDECNYGSYQGRCVICGGPGVSDAYYCKECTIQEKDRDGCPKIVNLGSSKTDLFYERKKYGFKKR; encoded by the exons ATGGCGAAGCATCATCCAGATTTGATTTTCTGCCGAAAACAGGCCGGCGTCG CCATCGGACGCCTCTGCGAGAAAT GTGACGGCAAGTGCGTCATCTGCGACTCGTACGTGCGGCCCTGCACCCTGGTCCGAATATGCGACGAGTGCAACTACGGCTCGTACCAGGGCCGCTGCGTCATCTGCGGAGGCCCCGGCGTCTCGGATGCCTACTACTGCAAGGAGTGCACCATCCAGGAGAAAGAC AGGGATGGCTGTCCAAAGATTGTGAACCTAGGTAGCTCCAAGACGGACTTGTTCTATGAACGGAAAAAATATGGCTTCAAAAAGAGGTGA